The following are from one region of the Paenibacillus sp. JZ16 genome:
- a CDS encoding ABC transporter permease, which translates to MKSFWIYYQKEMLEASRTYKWIWVPAVFLLLGIMQPVSTYYLPDILTMAGELPPEAAALFTVPSAENVMASTLSQFSTIGLLVLVLAGMNTVAGERATGTAELILARSVSTIPMMSAKWAALMTLLVVSFAIGLGGAAYYTYQLIGPLEWGSVTSGGGLYAVWLAWIVTLVLPLGAVLRGPAAAFISLAVAGVLSLLSGLLPSRVLWSPGRLSSMAAERILDAGSSAWSPVLVAMLIMAVSIIVAARLLRRSPLSPQS; encoded by the coding sequence ATGAAGTCGTTCTGGATTTATTATCAAAAAGAAATGCTCGAGGCAAGCCGGACCTATAAATGGATTTGGGTACCTGCAGTCTTTCTGCTTCTTGGCATTATGCAGCCGGTTTCCACCTATTATTTGCCGGATATCCTGACCATGGCCGGGGAATTGCCCCCGGAAGCGGCGGCATTATTTACCGTCCCGTCCGCCGAGAATGTCATGGCATCAACCTTGAGCCAATTCAGCACCATCGGCCTGCTGGTGCTTGTGCTGGCGGGAATGAACACGGTAGCAGGGGAGCGAGCCACCGGCACGGCTGAGCTTATTCTCGCCCGCTCGGTATCCACGATCCCCATGATGTCTGCCAAATGGGCCGCCTTGATGACGCTGCTGGTCGTTTCTTTTGCGATTGGACTTGGCGGTGCTGCATATTACACGTATCAGCTCATCGGTCCTTTGGAATGGGGATCGGTTACCAGCGGCGGGGGCTTATATGCTGTATGGCTGGCCTGGATCGTAACGCTTGTGCTGCCCCTCGGTGCCGTCCTTCGCGGGCCGGCTGCGGCCTTCATCAGCTTGGCAGTTGCCGGCGTACTTTCGCTCTTATCCGGTTTGCTGCCCTCCCGCGTTCTATGGAGTCCGGGCCGTTTAAGCAGCATGGCCGCTGAGCGAATTCTTGACGCAGGGAGCAGCGCGTGGTCACCGGTACTCGTTGCCATGCTGATTATGGCGGTGTCGATTATCGTTGCCGCGAGGCTGCTTAGAAGGAGTCCGCTGTCCCCGCAATCCTAG
- a CDS encoding MBL fold metallo-hydrolase — protein MTLHIETFNLGPLQTNAYLLTGPVEGKAIIIDPGMNPGPLVKRIADLEIEAILLTHAHFDHMGGVEEIRKLKGCPVYLHTLESEWLSNPKLNGSMMWPQVTEPLSTEPAEYDLADGLELQLIGHTFSVFHTPGHSPGSVSFKCGNDLFSGDVLFRLGVGRTDLPGGRERDLIDSIQNTLYTFPDEVVVYSGHGPRTTIGYEKQRNPYVPARR, from the coding sequence ATGACACTTCATATTGAGACCTTTAATTTAGGACCGCTTCAGACGAATGCATATTTACTGACAGGGCCTGTAGAAGGCAAAGCGATCATTATCGATCCTGGCATGAACCCGGGGCCGCTTGTGAAGCGAATAGCCGATTTGGAGATTGAAGCGATCCTGCTGACCCATGCGCATTTCGACCACATGGGGGGCGTTGAGGAGATCCGCAAGCTGAAGGGCTGTCCTGTTTACCTGCACACCCTGGAGAGTGAATGGCTGTCCAATCCGAAGCTTAACGGCTCGATGATGTGGCCGCAGGTAACGGAACCGCTGTCCACCGAGCCGGCTGAGTACGATTTGGCGGATGGACTTGAGCTGCAGCTCATCGGACATACCTTCAGCGTCTTTCATACACCGGGACATTCCCCCGGAAGTGTAAGCTTTAAGTGTGGAAATGATCTGTTTTCCGGCGATGTGCTGTTCCGTCTTGGGGTTGGGCGAACGGACCTTCCTGGAGGCCGTGAACGTGATTTGATTGATTCCATTCAAAATACGCTGTATACCTTCCCGGATGAGGTCGTTGTGTATTCCGGCCATGGTCCTCGAACAACCATCGGTTATGAAAAGCAGCGGAATCCTTACGTTCCTGCCAGACGATAA
- a CDS encoding DedA family protein produces MEFLYEAVGRLFEWIQQLGYFGIMIGLMVEVIPSEIVLAYGGYLVSLGEVNFIGAMIFGTVGGVLAQLFIYWIGRYGGRPFLEKYGKYILIKKKHIDYAEEWFGKYGTGVIFTARFVPVVRHAISIPAGISKMPVGRFTLLTTLAVIPWTALFLYLGLLLGDQWEHIDEKAGPYVQEILLGALAVMILYFLIKWIKSSKARSK; encoded by the coding sequence GTGGAATTCTTATACGAGGCTGTAGGCCGATTGTTTGAATGGATCCAGCAGCTGGGCTATTTTGGAATCATGATAGGTTTAATGGTGGAGGTCATTCCAAGCGAGATTGTACTTGCCTATGGCGGTTATCTGGTATCCCTAGGTGAAGTTAACTTTATCGGAGCCATGATTTTTGGTACCGTTGGCGGCGTGCTCGCACAGTTGTTTATCTATTGGATCGGCCGTTACGGAGGCAGGCCCTTTTTGGAGAAGTACGGGAAGTACATATTGATTAAGAAGAAGCATATCGATTACGCTGAAGAATGGTTCGGCAAGTATGGTACCGGCGTTATATTTACGGCACGGTTTGTACCGGTGGTACGGCATGCGATTTCCATACCGGCAGGCATATCCAAGATGCCTGTGGGAAGGTTTACGCTGCTGACCACCCTAGCCGTTATTCCATGGACGGCATTATTCTTATACCTCGGATTGCTTCTGGGCGATCAATGGGAGCATATTGACGAGAAGGCAGGTCCGTACGTGCAGGAAATTCTGCTGGGGGCATTGGCCGTCATGATTCTTTATTTTCTGATAAAATGGATAAAATCATCGAAGGCGAGGTCGAAATAA
- a CDS encoding ATPase: MLRLGEKITIVADAFEQNLPIGQYGYIIAYDRNPDNAFDYVIRIPSLNRNFFVPADDVELESIVLKQEAERVEREALIDFALSTYNEKLFHQVMNGELESVEEEEETKEAISQADFIKQVNLRAWI; this comes from the coding sequence ATGCTGCGTTTAGGGGAAAAGATTACAATCGTTGCGGACGCCTTTGAGCAGAATCTTCCAATCGGTCAATACGGTTATATCATCGCTTATGACCGAAATCCGGACAATGCGTTCGATTACGTCATTCGGATTCCGAGCCTCAACCGTAATTTTTTTGTTCCGGCAGATGATGTCGAGCTGGAATCAATCGTGTTGAAGCAGGAAGCTGAGCGGGTCGAGCGGGAAGCGCTCATCGATTTCGCCCTGTCGACATATAATGAGAAGCTGTTTCATCAAGTGATGAACGGCGAGTTGGAAAGTGTTGAAGAGGAAGAAGAAACCAAGGAAGCAATATCCCAGGCGGATTTCATCAAACAAGTGAATCTTCGTGCTTGGATTTAG
- a CDS encoding PLDc N-terminal domain-containing protein, translated as MEINWGLIWPILALQAILAVTGLISLFRAEPANIRGPRWVWVLIILLGNLLGSVAYFVAGRREA; from the coding sequence ATGGAAATTAATTGGGGATTGATCTGGCCGATTCTTGCATTGCAAGCCATTCTCGCAGTAACGGGGCTGATATCTTTGTTTCGGGCAGAGCCGGCAAACATACGTGGACCGAGATGGGTATGGGTGTTGATTATACTGCTGGGTAACCTTCTTGGCAGCGTTGCTTATTTTGTTGCGGGGAGGAGAGAAGCTTGA
- a CDS encoding thioredoxin family protein: protein MSMNMANHLGTGISPQQFMDGMQKNQETFKAGYEQFVWENEEDKEFFESLNFRDDLRVLILAADWCGDVARNIPVVFRAMETAGIETEVLIMEENLDVMDQFLTMGARSIPVVIISDTGGHVLGTWGPRPAHVQKFMIEFKQNNPDREASDYQDNLAVARQSIIQAYGEGYEFHAAIIKELRELMSGF, encoded by the coding sequence ATGAGTATGAATATGGCAAATCATTTGGGGACAGGCATATCTCCACAGCAATTTATGGACGGCATGCAGAAGAACCAGGAGACGTTCAAGGCAGGATATGAACAGTTTGTCTGGGAGAATGAAGAGGATAAAGAGTTTTTTGAAAGCCTCAATTTCAGGGATGATCTGCGGGTCCTCATTCTGGCAGCGGATTGGTGCGGCGATGTTGCGCGCAATATCCCTGTCGTATTTCGCGCGATGGAGACCGCGGGAATTGAGACGGAAGTGCTGATTATGGAAGAGAATCTGGACGTCATGGATCAGTTCCTGACCATGGGTGCCCGTTCCATTCCGGTTGTTATTATTTCGGATACCGGGGGACATGTTCTCGGCACGTGGGGACCGCGTCCGGCGCATGTTCAGAAGTTTATGATTGAGTTCAAGCAGAACAATCCGGATCGTGAAGCATCGGACTATCAGGACAACCTTGCGGTCGCGCGGCAAAGCATTATTCAAGCCTACGGGGAAGGGTATGAGTTCCACGCTGCCATCATTAAGGAATTGCGTGAACTGATGTCAGGGTTCTAA
- a CDS encoding ABC transporter ATP-binding protein, whose translation MTEKILSIHELTKSIGSITPVKGISFELQRGSCTALLGPNGAGKTTTLRMLAGLIPPTRGEIRYGSADTQTNGWRQRTGYLPQYPKFYSWMSGMEYLSFSAKLSGISGREANKRSREVIEMVGLEQAAKRRISGYSGGMKQRLGIAQALVHKPELIMLDEPVSALDPIGRREVMDLLGRLRGEVTVLFSTHVLHDAEEICDDMVLMVDGEIAEKGALSELRTKYRQPVLSIEVEPGEREVAWLDSLVNRPYVHEIELGKRGAKLMVTDMDLARAALIKELADDEIELLRFEAGTSSLEDMFMKVVGS comes from the coding sequence TTGACGGAAAAAATTTTAAGCATTCATGAATTGACCAAAAGCATAGGAAGCATCACGCCGGTTAAGGGCATTTCATTTGAATTGCAGCGAGGAAGCTGTACGGCCCTGCTTGGTCCTAATGGTGCCGGCAAAACAACTACACTGCGGATGCTGGCTGGATTAATACCTCCAACCCGGGGTGAGATCCGATATGGTTCAGCCGATACGCAAACGAACGGCTGGCGTCAACGGACCGGTTACTTGCCTCAGTATCCGAAGTTTTACAGCTGGATGTCGGGCATGGAGTACTTGTCTTTCAGCGCCAAGCTGTCGGGAATATCCGGACGAGAGGCTAATAAGAGAAGTCGGGAAGTCATCGAAATGGTTGGCCTGGAGCAGGCAGCCAAACGCCGAATATCCGGTTACTCCGGCGGAATGAAGCAGCGGCTTGGCATTGCTCAAGCGCTGGTGCATAAGCCTGAGCTGATCATGCTGGACGAGCCGGTATCGGCGCTTGATCCGATCGGGCGTCGTGAGGTTATGGACCTGCTGGGCCGCTTGCGCGGGGAAGTCACCGTTCTGTTCTCAACCCATGTGCTTCACGATGCGGAGGAAATCTGCGATGACATGGTACTGATGGTAGACGGGGAAATTGCGGAGAAAGGCGCGCTTAGCGAACTTCGCACGAAATATCGCCAGCCGGTCCTATCGATTGAGGTTGAACCGGGGGAGCGGGAGGTTGCTTGGCTCGACAGTCTTGTGAACCGTCCTTATGTGCATGAGATCGAACTCGGCAAACGCGGCGCCAAGCTGATGGTGACGGATATGGATCTTGCGCGGGCTGCTTTAATCAAGGAGCTTGCCGATGACGAAATCGAACTGCTTCGTTTTGAAGCAGGCACGTCTTCGCTCGAGGATATGTTTATGAAGGTGGTGGGCTCATGA
- a CDS encoding YxlC family protein — translation MVKGPEHEDEIWIEGFTKEMERVDQLFEDAPSPSLEGLHTLAVHTLERKRRRMKYELLLFLLISLFIVGGGLMAALAAPKILLFIHGFGMVAGISVLVFSKSLRSAGKKGI, via the coding sequence ATGGTCAAAGGACCTGAGCATGAGGACGAAATATGGATTGAAGGATTTACCAAAGAAATGGAGCGGGTGGATCAATTGTTTGAGGATGCGCCATCCCCATCCCTGGAAGGATTGCATACGCTGGCCGTTCATACCTTGGAGCGCAAGCGGCGGCGGATGAAATACGAATTGCTGCTCTTTCTTCTGATTTCACTCTTTATCGTTGGTGGCGGATTGATGGCTGCCTTGGCGGCGCCGAAGATCCTACTGTTTATTCACGGGTTCGGCATGGTTGCCGGGATTTCCGTTCTTGTATTTTCCAAGAGTCTGAGATCTGCCGGAAAGAAGGGGATCTGA
- the sigY gene encoding RNA polymerase sigma factor SigY — MIPDEEGLIQQAQLGDAAAMALLFKQHYSFLYKYLLKVTMDPMVAEDTAQDTIVRCMENMNRYNGTSSFSSWMITIATRLFIDSTRRKKREKKWLEQEAVQSARRMRWQMERRGEDWTDMLNGLSRLSEDHRIAILLKHYYGYSYDEIGTMLGIPEGTVKSRTAYGIKQLRKEMGDDGQRT, encoded by the coding sequence ATGATCCCTGATGAAGAGGGCTTGATACAACAAGCGCAATTAGGAGATGCAGCGGCTATGGCGCTGCTGTTCAAGCAGCATTATTCCTTTCTTTATAAATATTTGCTAAAAGTGACGATGGACCCGATGGTTGCAGAGGATACTGCACAGGATACCATTGTTCGATGCATGGAGAATATGAACCGTTATAACGGGACTTCGTCCTTCTCCTCCTGGATGATTACCATTGCTACCCGGTTGTTCATAGATAGCACCCGGCGTAAGAAACGGGAGAAGAAATGGCTGGAGCAGGAGGCGGTTCAGTCGGCAAGGCGGATGCGCTGGCAGATGGAGCGGCGGGGAGAAGATTGGACGGATATGTTGAATGGATTATCCCGCTTATCTGAGGATCACCGGATTGCCATCCTGCTGAAGCATTATTACGGCTATAGCTATGATGAAATCGGAACGATGCTCGGTATTCCCGAAGGAACGGTGAAATCACGAACAGCCTACGGTATCAAACAGCTGCGAAAGGAGATGGGTGACGATGGTCAAAGGACCTGA